A stretch of Castanea sativa cultivar Marrone di Chiusa Pesio chromosome 2, ASM4071231v1 DNA encodes these proteins:
- the LOC142625716 gene encoding GPI ethanolamine phosphate transferase 2 isoform X1, with amino-acid sequence MSSSLTCAKLTILTITGVTIQIIGLSLFVYGFFPVKPALSGVSGAESFRPPTCTPLHNQTDSDLPPHNLKSLYKELSGIAPFDRLVLMVIDGLPAEFVLGKDDKPPPKALMDAMPYTQSLLANGMAIGYHAKAAPPTVTMPRLKAMVSGAIGGFLDVAFNFNTQALLDDNLLGQFLKIGWKMVMFGDETWLKLFPGLFTRHDGVGSFFVKDTVQVDQNVSRHLGDELSRDDWDLMVLHYLGLDHVGHIGGRNSILMAPKLLEMDKVVKMIHTSVIAGQENGQGQTLLVVVSDHGMTYNGNHGGSSFEETDSLALFIGLRNHVSDYALYTLNTVYQVDVAPTLALLFGVPIPKNNVGVLLLGTFGSFTDDQQLKALELNSWQLLRLLQAQLPGLSCENSPCDGFSDDQGCRINKCSGNIENTICCLYLKATMLHSSWRLKDVSSRPYSKEDYSGIVAAYYEFLKTASEWLSRRVTDKPVNLLAFGVAAMMLSCLILLSLIFSFYKEVYNMKMQQCFDSKYSMHTWSLVETFVLGVILILVVSMGSSSMVEEEQYIWHFVTSTLNILLLRKMMQSLPVEASRSLFGLYKGNKKIAFQMCSIFVLIISGRTLRGWHQGGVNWTYLPDISKWLEKAGSNHVKSIQLVSGLLMISLCLFALSLSGSRRKISLAVGFSFLMFGLLVLQHIQKYQDNIFVSSNYNATLLVQIIFAGLGIATIGTFVAYPWLMPICISKICSSHHSFMSGSVPIEVQNEYPLLELKNSLYLIGWAYLFCWCLLQLLLQQPINALPMLLLFVQILASLIYASNGGVHHKQWVEIAALYYLGMAGHFALGNSNTLATIDVAGAFIGMSSYSTLLSGILMFIITYASPSFFLLSIVMYISVDTSYLVIPQKADSEHLLKNMLAFPCLVPLGVNSIILTAYTIVLLLMRNHLFVWSVFSPKYLYVCATTLCVYIGVSFVAATVIYSFLVLALRKRMQGFSSIDTR; translated from the exons ATGTCTTCTTCGTTAACTTGCGCTAAGCTAACAATACTCACAATAACCGGAGTTACAATCCAAATCATTGGCCTCTCACTCTTCGTTTATGGCTTCTTTCCCGTCAAACCAGCCCTCTCCGGCGTCAG CGGCGCCGAGAGTTTCCGACCTCCGACGTGTACTCCGCTTCACAATCAGACCGACTCAGATCTACCTCCGCACAACCTCAAATCGCTCTATAAG GAACTATCTGGAATTGCTCCATTTGACAGACTGGTTTTAATG GTTATTGATGGTCTTCCAGCAGAATTTGTGCTTGGTAAGGATGATAAGCCTCCGCCCAAGGCTTTGATGGACGCTATGCCGTACACTCAGTCGTTGCTAGCGAATGGAATGGCAATTGGGTACCATGCAAAGGCTGCACCTCCGACTGTTACAATGCCTCGTTTGAAG GCTATGGTTTCTGGTGCAATTGGGGGATTCTTGGATGTGGCTTTCAATTTTAACACACAAGCTTTATTAGATGACAATCTTCTTG GCCAGTTTTTAAAGATTGGTTGGAAGATGGTGATGTTTGGTGATGAAACATGGCTTAAATTGTTTCCAGGATTATTTACAAGGCATGATGGAGTAGGCAGTTTCTTC GTAAAAGATACTGTACAAGTAGATCAAAATGTTTCTCGGCATTTGGGGGATGAGCTAAGCAGAGATGACTGGGATCTTATG GTTCTACATTATCTAGGGCTGGATCATGTGGGACATATTGGTGGGCGAAACAG CATCTTAATGGCCCCAAAACTTTTGGAGATGGATAAAGTGGTGAAGATGATTCATACAAGTGTTATTGCGGGTCAAGAGAATGGCCAAGGACAGACCCTTTTG GTGGTTGTAAGTGACCATGGCATGACATACAACGGTAATCATGGGGGCTCTTCATTTGAAGAAACGGACTCCTTAGCTCTTTTTATTGGCCTGAGAAATCATGTCTCTGATTATGCATTGTACACTCTCAACACAGTTTACCAG GTTGACGTTGCACCTACATTAGCCCTTCTATTTGGTGTCCCAATTCCTAAAAACAATGTAGGTGTCCTTCTCTTGGGCACTTTTGGTTCATTTacag ATGATCAACAACTGAAAGCATTGGAGTTAAATTCCTGGCAGTTACTCAGATTACTGCAAGCACAATTACCTGGTTTATCATGTGAAAATTCCCCATGTGATGGCTTTAGTGATGATCAAGGGTGTAGAATAAATAAGTGCAGTGGGAATATAGAGAATACGATTTGCTGCTTGTATTTGAAAGCCACAATGCTTCACAGTTCATGGAGGTTGAAGGATGTCTCCAG TAGGCCTTATAGTAAAGAAGACTACAGTGGCATAGTTGCAGCATATTATGAGTTCCTGAAAACTGCAAGTGAGTGGTTATCACGCAGAGTTACTGAT AAACCTGTTAACCTTCTTGCTTTTGGAGTTGCAGCAATGATGCTGTCATGTCTGATATTGTTGAGccttatattttctttctacaAAGAAGTTTACAATATGAAGATGCAACAGTGTTTTGACTCAAAGTATAGTATGCACACTTGGAGTTTAGTCGAGACTTTCGTCTTGGGAGTTATCTTGATACTTGTTGTAAGTATGGGTTCAAGTTCCATGGTAGAGGAAGAGCAATATATCTGGCATTTTGTGACTTCcacattaaatatattattactcCGTAAAATGATGCAGTCCCTCCCAGTGGAGGCATCACGAAGTTTGTTTGGATTGTACAAGGGAAATAAGAAAATTGCTTTTCAAATGTGCTCCATCTTTGTGCTTATTATTTCTGGAAGAACTTTGAGAGGCTGGCATCAAGGAGGTGTGAATTGGACTTATCTTCCTGACATTTCAAAGTGGCTTGAGAAAGCTGGAAGCAACCATGTAAAATCCATTCAGCTAGTCTCTGGCCTCCTGATGATCAGCTTGTGCTTGTTTGCTCTATCTTTATCAGGATCAAGGAGAAAAATTAGTCTGGCCGTTGGGTTTAGCTTTTTGATGTTTGGGCTGTTGGTTTTACAACATATCCAGAAATATCAGGACAACATATTTGTGTCATCAAATTATAATGCTACCTTATTGGTACAAATCATCTTTGCAGGTCTGGGTATTGCCACAATTGGGACTTTTGTGGCCTATCCATGGCTAATGCCTATTTGCATATCTAAGATTTGCTCAAGTCATCATAGCTTCATGTCAGGTTCTGTTCCCATTGAAGTTCAAAACGAGTATCCACTTCTTGAATTGAAAAATTCTTTATATTTGATTGGATGGGCATACCTGTTCTGTTGGTGTCTTCTTCAGCTACTACTACAACAACCAATTAATGCGCTGCCTATGTTATTGCTTTTTGTGCAAATCTTGGCAAGCTTAATTTATGCTTCTAATGGCGGTGTACATCATAAGCAGTGGGTTGAG ATTGCTGCGTTGTACTATTTGGGAATGGCAGGCCATTTTGCTCTAGGGAACAGCAATACTTTGGCTACCATTGATGTTGCTGGAGCTTTCATT GGTATGTCAAGTTACTCAACTCTACTTTCTGGCATCTTAATGTTTATCATCACCTATGCATCCCCCAGCTTTTTTCTTCTTAGCATAGTGATGTATATATCAGTAGACACAAGCTATCTTGTAATTCCCCAGAAAGCAGATTCAGAACATCTTCTCAAGAATATGCTTGCATTTCCTTGTCTGGTTCCACTGGGCGTGAATTCCATTATCTTGACTGCATACACCATCGTACTGCTGTTGATGAGGAATCATCTATTTGTTTGGAGTGTCTTTTCTCCAAA GTACCTCTATGTCTGTGCAACAACATTATGCGTCTATATAGGTGTGTCTTTTGTGGCTGCAACTgtgatttattcatttttggtGCTGGCCCTCCGGAAAAGGATGCAGGGCTTCTCTAGTATTGACACAAGATAG
- the LOC142625716 gene encoding uncharacterized protein LOC142625716 isoform X5 — protein sequence MTIFLFLKIGWKMVMFGDETWLKLFPGLFTRHDGVGSFFVKDTVQVDQNVSRHLGDELSRDDWDLMVLHYLGLDHVGHIGGRNSILMAPKLLEMDKVVKMIHTSVIAGQENGQGQTLLVVVSDHGMTYNGNHGGSSFEETDSLALFIGLRNHVSDYALYTLNTVYQVDVAPTLALLFGVPIPKNNVGVLLLGTFGSFTDDQQLKALELNSWQLLRLLQAQLPGLSCENSPCDGFSDDQGCRINKCSGNIENTICCLYLKATMLHSSWRLKDVSSRPYSKEDYSGIVAAYYEFLKTASEWLSRRVTDKPVNLLAFGVAAMMLSCLILLSLIFSFYKEVYNMKMQQCFDSKYSMHTWSLVETFVLGVILILVVSMGSSSMVEEEQYIWHFVTSTLNILLLRKMMQSLPVEASRSLFGLYKGNKKIAFQMCSIFVLIISGRTLRGWHQGGVNWTYLPDISKWLEKAGSNHVKSIQLVSGLLMISLCLFALSLSGSRRKISLAVGFSFLMFGLLVLQHIQKYQDNIFVSSNYNATLLVQIIFAGLGIATIGTFVAYPWLMPICISKICSSHHSFMSGSVPIEVQNEYPLLELKNSLYLIGWAYLFCWCLLQLLLQQPINALPMLLLFVQILASLIYASNGGVHHKQWVEIAALYYLGMAGHFALGNSNTLATIDVAGAFIGMSSYSTLLSGILMFIITYASPSFFLLSIVMYISVDTSYLVIPQKADSEHLLKNMLAFPCLVPLGVNSIILTAYTIVLLLMRNHLFVWSVFSPKYLYVCATTLCVYIGVSFVAATVIYSFLVLALRKRMQGFSSIDTR from the exons ATGACAATCTTCTTG TTTTTAAAGATTGGTTGGAAGATGGTGATGTTTGGTGATGAAACATGGCTTAAATTGTTTCCAGGATTATTTACAAGGCATGATGGAGTAGGCAGTTTCTTC GTAAAAGATACTGTACAAGTAGATCAAAATGTTTCTCGGCATTTGGGGGATGAGCTAAGCAGAGATGACTGGGATCTTATG GTTCTACATTATCTAGGGCTGGATCATGTGGGACATATTGGTGGGCGAAACAG CATCTTAATGGCCCCAAAACTTTTGGAGATGGATAAAGTGGTGAAGATGATTCATACAAGTGTTATTGCGGGTCAAGAGAATGGCCAAGGACAGACCCTTTTG GTGGTTGTAAGTGACCATGGCATGACATACAACGGTAATCATGGGGGCTCTTCATTTGAAGAAACGGACTCCTTAGCTCTTTTTATTGGCCTGAGAAATCATGTCTCTGATTATGCATTGTACACTCTCAACACAGTTTACCAG GTTGACGTTGCACCTACATTAGCCCTTCTATTTGGTGTCCCAATTCCTAAAAACAATGTAGGTGTCCTTCTCTTGGGCACTTTTGGTTCATTTacag ATGATCAACAACTGAAAGCATTGGAGTTAAATTCCTGGCAGTTACTCAGATTACTGCAAGCACAATTACCTGGTTTATCATGTGAAAATTCCCCATGTGATGGCTTTAGTGATGATCAAGGGTGTAGAATAAATAAGTGCAGTGGGAATATAGAGAATACGATTTGCTGCTTGTATTTGAAAGCCACAATGCTTCACAGTTCATGGAGGTTGAAGGATGTCTCCAG TAGGCCTTATAGTAAAGAAGACTACAGTGGCATAGTTGCAGCATATTATGAGTTCCTGAAAACTGCAAGTGAGTGGTTATCACGCAGAGTTACTGAT AAACCTGTTAACCTTCTTGCTTTTGGAGTTGCAGCAATGATGCTGTCATGTCTGATATTGTTGAGccttatattttctttctacaAAGAAGTTTACAATATGAAGATGCAACAGTGTTTTGACTCAAAGTATAGTATGCACACTTGGAGTTTAGTCGAGACTTTCGTCTTGGGAGTTATCTTGATACTTGTTGTAAGTATGGGTTCAAGTTCCATGGTAGAGGAAGAGCAATATATCTGGCATTTTGTGACTTCcacattaaatatattattactcCGTAAAATGATGCAGTCCCTCCCAGTGGAGGCATCACGAAGTTTGTTTGGATTGTACAAGGGAAATAAGAAAATTGCTTTTCAAATGTGCTCCATCTTTGTGCTTATTATTTCTGGAAGAACTTTGAGAGGCTGGCATCAAGGAGGTGTGAATTGGACTTATCTTCCTGACATTTCAAAGTGGCTTGAGAAAGCTGGAAGCAACCATGTAAAATCCATTCAGCTAGTCTCTGGCCTCCTGATGATCAGCTTGTGCTTGTTTGCTCTATCTTTATCAGGATCAAGGAGAAAAATTAGTCTGGCCGTTGGGTTTAGCTTTTTGATGTTTGGGCTGTTGGTTTTACAACATATCCAGAAATATCAGGACAACATATTTGTGTCATCAAATTATAATGCTACCTTATTGGTACAAATCATCTTTGCAGGTCTGGGTATTGCCACAATTGGGACTTTTGTGGCCTATCCATGGCTAATGCCTATTTGCATATCTAAGATTTGCTCAAGTCATCATAGCTTCATGTCAGGTTCTGTTCCCATTGAAGTTCAAAACGAGTATCCACTTCTTGAATTGAAAAATTCTTTATATTTGATTGGATGGGCATACCTGTTCTGTTGGTGTCTTCTTCAGCTACTACTACAACAACCAATTAATGCGCTGCCTATGTTATTGCTTTTTGTGCAAATCTTGGCAAGCTTAATTTATGCTTCTAATGGCGGTGTACATCATAAGCAGTGGGTTGAG ATTGCTGCGTTGTACTATTTGGGAATGGCAGGCCATTTTGCTCTAGGGAACAGCAATACTTTGGCTACCATTGATGTTGCTGGAGCTTTCATT GGTATGTCAAGTTACTCAACTCTACTTTCTGGCATCTTAATGTTTATCATCACCTATGCATCCCCCAGCTTTTTTCTTCTTAGCATAGTGATGTATATATCAGTAGACACAAGCTATCTTGTAATTCCCCAGAAAGCAGATTCAGAACATCTTCTCAAGAATATGCTTGCATTTCCTTGTCTGGTTCCACTGGGCGTGAATTCCATTATCTTGACTGCATACACCATCGTACTGCTGTTGATGAGGAATCATCTATTTGTTTGGAGTGTCTTTTCTCCAAA GTACCTCTATGTCTGTGCAACAACATTATGCGTCTATATAGGTGTGTCTTTTGTGGCTGCAACTgtgatttattcatttttggtGCTGGCCCTCCGGAAAAGGATGCAGGGCTTCTCTAGTATTGACACAAGATAG